A genomic stretch from Spongiibacter nanhainus includes:
- the rpsS gene encoding 30S ribosomal protein S19, with product MPRSLKKGPFIDLHLLKKVEEAVEKNDRRPIKTWSRRSMILPEMVGLTIAVHNGRQHVPVLISEDMVGHKLGEFAASRTYKGHVADKKAKR from the coding sequence GTGCCACGTTCATTGAAGAAAGGACCGTTTATTGACCTTCATCTTCTGAAGAAGGTTGAGGAAGCGGTAGAGAAAAACGATCGTCGACCAATTAAAACCTGGTCTCGCCGTTCGATGATTCTGCCTGAAATGGTGGGCTTGACCATCGCGGTTCATAACGGTCGTCAACATGTTCCGGTGCTGATCTCCGAGGACATGGTTGGGCATAAATTGGGTGAATTTGCCGCGAGTCGGACCTACAAAGGTCACGTGGCTGACAAAAAGGCCAAGCGTTAA
- the rpsM gene encoding 30S ribosomal protein S13, producing MARIAGVNIPDNKHAVISLTYIYGIGRTTAKQLCATTSIAEDTKVGDLSEEQLDSLRNAIGKIAVEGDLRREVSMNIKRLLDLGCYRGLRHRKSLPLRGQRTKTNARTRKGPRKPIRR from the coding sequence ATGGCTCGTATCGCAGGAGTCAATATACCGGATAACAAGCACGCGGTTATCTCGTTGACCTATATTTATGGTATCGGTCGTACTACGGCCAAGCAACTCTGTGCCACAACCTCTATCGCTGAAGACACTAAAGTGGGTGATCTTAGCGAAGAGCAGCTGGACAGCCTGCGGAATGCCATTGGCAAAATCGCGGTAGAAGGCGATTTGCGGCGCGAAGTGTCCATGAATATTAAGCGTTTGTTGGACCTGGGTTGCTACCGTGGCTTGCGCCATCGGAAGAGCTTGCCGCTGCGCGGTCAGCGCACCAAGACCAACGCCCGTACCCGTAAAGGCCCACGCAAGCCTATCCGTAGGTAA
- the rpsE gene encoding 30S ribosomal protein S5: MAFNEQKDNANTEGLQEKLVQVNRVAKVVKGGRIFSFTALTVVGDGNGKVGFGRGKAREVPVAIQKAMESARRNMVQVDIKGDTIQYAVKANHGASKVYMQPASDGTGVIAGGAMRAVLEIAGVHNVLAKCYGSTNPVNVVRATIKALQSISSPDEVAAKRGKSVEEILG; this comes from the coding sequence ATGGCATTCAACGAGCAGAAAGACAACGCAAACACAGAAGGCCTCCAGGAAAAACTGGTACAGGTAAATCGTGTTGCCAAAGTAGTTAAAGGTGGCCGGATCTTCAGCTTTACCGCGCTGACGGTGGTTGGTGATGGTAACGGTAAGGTCGGTTTTGGCCGCGGCAAGGCTCGCGAAGTGCCCGTCGCTATCCAGAAGGCCATGGAGTCCGCCCGTCGCAACATGGTTCAGGTGGATATCAAGGGTGATACGATTCAGTACGCGGTTAAAGCTAACCACGGTGCATCCAAGGTTTACATGCAGCCTGCGTCTGATGGTACTGGTGTAATCGCCGGTGGTGCGATGCGTGCGGTGCTGGAAATTGCCGGTGTTCACAACGTTTTGGCTAAGTGCTACGGCTCTACCAATCCGGTGAACGTGGTTCGCGCTACCATCAAAGCACTGCAAAGCATTTCTTCTCCAGATGAAGTCGCAGCAAAGCGCGGCAAATCGGTAGAAGAGATCCTGGGCTAA
- the rplE gene encoding 50S ribosomal protein L5, translating to MARLQELYNNELKAKLIEELGLANPMEVPRITKITLNMGVGEAAGDKKVLEAALGDLEKVSGQKPVVTKARKSIAGFKIRDGWPIGCKVTLRRERMYEFLDRLITVAIPRVRDFRGVSPKSFDGRGNFAMGVTEQIIFPEIDYDTVDKLRGLDITITTTARNDEEGRALLKAFRFPFKG from the coding sequence ATGGCACGTTTACAGGAATTGTATAACAACGAGTTGAAGGCCAAGCTGATTGAAGAGCTGGGCCTGGCGAACCCGATGGAAGTTCCCCGTATTACCAAGATCACTCTGAACATGGGTGTGGGTGAAGCAGCTGGGGATAAGAAAGTTCTTGAGGCAGCGCTGGGTGATTTGGAAAAAGTGTCCGGTCAAAAGCCGGTCGTGACCAAAGCCCGCAAATCCATCGCAGGTTTTAAAATTCGCGACGGATGGCCTATCGGCTGCAAAGTAACTTTGCGTCGTGAGCGCATGTACGAATTTCTGGATCGCCTGATTACTGTAGCGATCCCCCGTGTAAGGGACTTCCGGGGTGTTAGCCCCAAGTCGTTTGACGGACGGGGAAATTTTGCGATGGGTGTGACCGAGCAAATTATCTTCCCTGAAATTGATTACGACACAGTCGATAAGTTGCGTGGTCTCGATATCACCATTACTACGACCGCTCGCAACGATGAGGAAGGCCGTGCGCTGCTGAAAGCGTTCCGCTTCCCATTTAAAGGTTAA
- the rpsN gene encoding 30S ribosomal protein S14, translated as MAKQSMKAREAKRARTVAKYAAKRAELKAIISSLDASDEEKWDAQVKLQKLPRNASPVRQRRRCQVTGRPHGVYRKFGLCRNQLRQAAMRGDVPGLVKASW; from the coding sequence ATGGCAAAGCAGTCAATGAAAGCGCGGGAAGCAAAGCGCGCACGCACCGTCGCTAAATACGCTGCCAAGCGTGCAGAGCTGAAGGCAATTATTTCCAGCCTGGACGCCAGTGATGAAGAAAAGTGGGATGCCCAGGTTAAGCTTCAAAAGCTGCCGCGCAACGCCAGCCCTGTTCGTCAGCGTCGCCGTTGCCAGGTCACCGGTCGTCCTCATGGTGTGTATCGTAAATTTGGTCTGTGCCGCAACCAGCTGCGTCAAGCCGCCATGCGTGGCGACGTTCCGGGTCTGGTAAAAGCCAGCTGGTAA
- the rpsQ gene encoding 30S ribosomal protein S17, with translation MSEAAKSARTATGKVVSDKMDKTITVLIERRVKHPIYGKYITRSSKIHAHDENNECKAGDTVTVSETRPLSKNKSWTLLRVEETATQI, from the coding sequence ATGTCAGAAGCAGCAAAGAGCGCTCGTACCGCCACCGGGAAGGTCGTCAGCGACAAGATGGATAAAACCATCACTGTACTGATTGAGCGTCGTGTTAAGCATCCCATCTATGGGAAGTACATTACACGCTCATCAAAGATCCACGCTCATGATGAAAATAATGAGTGTAAAGCAGGCGATACGGTAACAGTGAGCGAAACTCGCCCACTGTCCAAAAACAAATCCTGGACCCTGTTGCGGGTTGAAGAAACCGCGACTCAGATATAA
- the rpsH gene encoding 30S ribosomal protein S8, with amino-acid sequence MSMQDPLADMLTRIRNAQMAGKTVVEIPASKLKKAVAAVLEGEGYIAGWRVEENGGKASLFVELKYFQGKPVIAEIQRVSRPGLRSYAGKDELPSVRGGLGVAIVSTSSGVMTDRAARAAGVGGEVLCTVF; translated from the coding sequence ATGAGCATGCAAGATCCTCTGGCGGATATGTTGACCCGCATCCGCAACGCTCAAATGGCAGGTAAGACTGTTGTTGAAATTCCGGCTTCAAAGCTGAAAAAAGCGGTAGCCGCCGTATTGGAAGGCGAGGGTTACATTGCGGGTTGGCGCGTCGAGGAGAACGGCGGTAAGGCGTCTCTCTTTGTTGAGCTCAAGTACTTCCAGGGCAAGCCGGTTATCGCAGAAATCCAGCGTGTAAGTCGCCCTGGTCTGCGGTCCTATGCAGGTAAAGACGAGTTGCCTTCGGTACGTGGTGGCTTGGGCGTTGCGATTGTCTCCACCAGCTCTGGTGTAATGACAGATCGCGCCGCGCGGGCGGCAGGTGTCGGTGGCGAAGTGCTTTGCACCGTTTTCTAA
- the rplR gene encoding 50S ribosomal protein L18 yields the protein MSDKKVSRLRRARRARNKMRELRAVRLSVHRTPRHMYAQVIAAEGDKVLASASTLDKELRGNATGNISAAAGVGKLIADRAKAAGVTQVAFDRSGFRFHGRVKALADAAREGGLEF from the coding sequence ATGAGCGATAAAAAAGTATCAAGATTGCGTCGCGCCCGCCGCGCTCGAAACAAAATGCGTGAACTGCGCGCAGTGCGCTTGAGCGTACACCGTACGCCCCGCCACATGTATGCCCAGGTGATTGCAGCCGAAGGCGATAAAGTCCTCGCTAGCGCTTCCACCTTGGATAAAGAGCTGCGCGGCAACGCTACTGGCAATATTTCAGCAGCAGCCGGTGTTGGTAAATTGATTGCTGACCGCGCCAAGGCAGCGGGCGTAACACAGGTGGCCTTTGATCGCAGTGGATTCCGTTTCCACGGTCGAGTGAAGGCGTTGGCAGATGCGGCCCGCGAAGGCGGTTTGGAATTCTAA
- the rpsK gene encoding 30S ribosomal protein S11, whose translation MAKPGKQTPRKKVKKTVVDGVAHVHASFNNTIITITDRQGNTLSWATAGGSGFRGSRKSTPFAAQVAAERAGNAAKEYGLKNLDVEVKGPGPGRESAVRALNNCGYKITNITDVTPIPHNGCRPPKKRRV comes from the coding sequence ATGGCTAAACCCGGTAAGCAAACACCGCGTAAGAAGGTCAAAAAGACCGTCGTCGATGGCGTTGCGCATGTTCACGCCTCATTCAATAACACCATCATTACCATCACCGACCGCCAGGGTAATACTCTGAGCTGGGCAACGGCGGGTGGTAGCGGTTTCCGCGGCTCTCGTAAGAGCACGCCCTTCGCGGCTCAGGTAGCTGCCGAGCGCGCCGGTAATGCCGCAAAAGAATACGGCCTTAAAAATCTGGACGTCGAAGTTAAAGGTCCTGGCCCCGGTCGTGAGTCAGCAGTGCGTGCACTGAATAACTGCGGTTACAAAATCACCAACATCACAGACGTGACGCCCATTCCACACAATGGTTGCCGTCCTCCCAAGAAACGTCGCGTGTAA
- the rplP gene encoding 50S ribosomal protein L16 produces MLQPKRTKFRKVQKGRNRGLAERGSKVSFGDFGLKAVGRGRITARQIEAARRAMTRHIKRGGKIWIRVFPDKPITEKPLEVRQGKGKGNVEYWVAQIQPGKVLYEVEGVPEELAREAFALAAAKIPVPTAFVKRVVM; encoded by the coding sequence ATGTTACAGCCGAAGCGCACGAAGTTTCGCAAGGTACAGAAGGGCCGCAACCGCGGTCTGGCAGAGCGTGGCAGCAAAGTCAGCTTTGGTGATTTTGGTCTGAAGGCCGTAGGTCGCGGACGAATCACCGCTCGCCAGATCGAAGCGGCGCGTCGTGCCATGACTCGCCACATCAAGCGGGGCGGGAAAATTTGGATTCGGGTGTTTCCCGATAAGCCCATCACCGAAAAGCCGCTGGAAGTACGTCAGGGTAAAGGTAAGGGTAATGTCGAGTACTGGGTAGCCCAGATTCAGCCCGGGAAAGTGTTGTATGAAGTTGAGGGTGTGCCCGAAGAATTGGCGCGCGAGGCCTTTGCACTTGCCGCAGCCAAAATTCCGGTCCCCACAGCATTTGTTAAGCGGGTGGTGATGTGA
- the rpsD gene encoding 30S ribosomal protein S4, with protein sequence MARYLGPSCKLARREGTDLFLKSGVRPLDSKCKAETAPGMHGARRGRLSDYGVQLREKQKVRRMYGVLEKQFRSYYKKAASKKGATGENLLQYLESRLDNVVYRIGFGSTRAEARQLVSHKGILVNGSVVNVPSYQVQPGDVISLREKAKKQLRVQSAIALAAQRGDCAWLDVNNDKLEAVFKNAPDRSDLSSEINEQLIVELYSK encoded by the coding sequence ATGGCTAGATATTTGGGCCCAAGCTGTAAATTAGCCAGACGGGAAGGTACCGACCTGTTCCTGAAGAGCGGTGTGCGTCCGCTGGACTCTAAGTGTAAGGCGGAAACTGCCCCCGGTATGCACGGTGCCCGTCGCGGTCGCCTGTCGGATTACGGTGTGCAGCTTCGTGAGAAGCAAAAAGTTCGTCGTATGTATGGCGTGCTGGAAAAGCAATTCCGCAGCTACTACAAAAAAGCTGCAAGTAAAAAAGGTGCAACCGGTGAGAACCTGCTCCAGTACCTGGAAAGCCGCCTGGACAATGTTGTATACCGCATTGGTTTTGGCTCTACCCGCGCGGAAGCACGTCAGCTGGTCTCTCATAAAGGTATTTTGGTAAACGGTTCTGTGGTTAATGTTCCGTCTTACCAAGTTCAGCCTGGTGATGTGATTTCTCTGCGAGAAAAGGCCAAGAAGCAGCTGCGTGTTCAGTCCGCTATTGCCCTGGCCGCTCAGCGCGGTGATTGCGCCTGGTTGGATGTGAACAACGACAAGCTGGAAGCGGTGTTTAAAAATGCACCGGATCGCAGTGACTTGTCCTCGGAGATCAACGAGCAACTGATCGTAGAACTTTACTCCAAGTAA
- the rplV gene encoding 50S ribosomal protein L22, which yields MEVAAHLKGARISAQKARLVADQIRGKGVEEALDLLGFSSKKAAGIIKKVLNSAIANAEHNEGADVDELKVSTIFVDEGMTMKRLRPRAKGRADRILKRSCHITIKVADSEG from the coding sequence ATGGAAGTAGCGGCACATTTAAAAGGCGCGCGTATCTCTGCCCAGAAGGCTCGCTTGGTCGCCGATCAAATTCGCGGCAAGGGTGTAGAAGAGGCGCTGGATCTGTTGGGCTTCAGCTCAAAGAAAGCGGCGGGCATCATCAAGAAAGTGCTTAACTCGGCGATTGCCAATGCTGAGCACAACGAAGGTGCGGATGTCGACGAGCTGAAAGTATCAACCATCTTTGTTGACGAGGGCATGACTATGAAGCGTCTGCGTCCTCGCGCCAAAGGTCGAGCGGACCGGATTCTGAAGAGATCCTGTCACATCACCATTAAAGTTGCCGATAGCGAAGGCTAG
- the rplF gene encoding 50S ribosomal protein L6 translates to MSRVAKSPVTLPKGVEVKLDGGAIAVKGKNGNMSMPLHEAVEVKQEDGQLVFAAREGAKNGWAMAGTMRSLTNNMVIGVSEGFQRKLILNGVGYRAKASGNSLNLVVGLSHPIDYALPEGVKAETPSQTEIVLSGNDKQMLGKVAAEIRAFRPPEPYKGKGVRYEDEMIRRKEAKKK, encoded by the coding sequence ATGTCTAGAGTAGCGAAAAGTCCAGTGACGCTGCCCAAAGGGGTAGAGGTCAAGCTCGACGGCGGTGCGATCGCAGTGAAAGGCAAAAATGGCAACATGTCCATGCCCCTGCACGAAGCCGTTGAAGTGAAGCAAGAAGATGGTCAGCTGGTGTTTGCCGCCCGCGAAGGCGCAAAAAACGGCTGGGCGATGGCGGGAACCATGCGCTCCTTGACTAACAATATGGTCATTGGTGTGAGTGAAGGTTTTCAGCGCAAATTGATTCTCAATGGTGTTGGTTACCGGGCCAAAGCGAGCGGTAATAGCCTTAACTTGGTGGTAGGGCTGTCTCACCCGATTGATTACGCGCTGCCTGAAGGTGTTAAGGCGGAAACGCCAAGCCAGACTGAGATCGTGCTCAGTGGCAATGACAAGCAGATGTTGGGCAAAGTGGCCGCGGAGATTAGAGCTTTCCGTCCGCCAGAGCCTTACAAGGGTAAAGGTGTTCGCTACGAAGACGAAATGATTCGTCGTAAAGAAGCGAAGAAGAAGTAA
- the rplN gene encoding 50S ribosomal protein L14, whose amino-acid sequence MIQTESYLEVADNSGARQVMCIKVLGGSHRRYARVGDLIKVTVKEAIPRGKVKKGQVMTAVVVRTKKGVRRSDGSTIKFDDNAAVLLNNSLAPVGTRIFGPVTRELRSEKFMKIISLAPEVL is encoded by the coding sequence ATGATTCAAACAGAAAGCTATTTGGAAGTTGCGGATAACAGTGGCGCTCGCCAGGTTATGTGCATCAAGGTGCTTGGCGGTTCTCACCGTCGCTACGCTCGCGTCGGCGATTTGATCAAAGTGACGGTCAAGGAAGCCATTCCCCGCGGCAAGGTGAAGAAAGGCCAAGTGATGACCGCGGTGGTAGTGCGCACTAAAAAGGGTGTACGCCGCAGTGACGGTTCAACGATCAAATTTGACGACAATGCCGCTGTGTTGCTCAACAACAGTCTGGCGCCCGTGGGCACTCGTATTTTTGGTCCGGTAACCCGGGAGCTGCGCAGCGAGAAATTTATGAAAATTATCTCACTGGCCCCGGAAGTATTGTAA
- the rpmD gene encoding 50S ribosomal protein L30: MSKIKVTQVRSIAGRLKSHKACVAGLGLRRIGHTVEVEDTPSVRGMINKVNYLVKVEV, from the coding sequence ATGAGCAAAATCAAAGTAACTCAAGTGCGCTCCATTGCCGGGCGCCTGAAGTCCCACAAAGCTTGCGTAGCTGGCCTGGGCTTGCGCCGGATCGGTCACACCGTCGAGGTTGAAGATACCCCGTCAGTGCGTGGCATGATCAATAAAGTTAACTATCTGGTAAAGGTTGAGGTGTAA
- the rplO gene encoding 50S ribosomal protein L15 produces MTDLRLNTLSPAPGRTKNAKRVGRGIGSGLGKTGGRGHKGLKARSGGSVRPGFEGGQMPLQKRLPKYGFNSRLAQVTAQIRTSELNRVEDAVIDLDALKRADLISNNIERAKVFLSGDIKKAVSLKGLAVTKGAREAIEKAGGKVEE; encoded by the coding sequence ATGACTGATTTACGTCTTAACACGTTGAGCCCAGCACCTGGCCGTACCAAAAACGCAAAGCGCGTTGGTCGCGGTATCGGTAGCGGTTTGGGTAAAACAGGTGGCCGCGGTCACAAAGGTTTGAAAGCTCGCTCTGGTGGTAGTGTTCGTCCCGGTTTCGAGGGCGGCCAAATGCCACTGCAGAAACGCCTGCCTAAATACGGCTTTAACTCCCGTTTGGCACAAGTCACTGCACAGATTCGCACGTCCGAGCTGAACCGTGTAGAAGATGCTGTTATTGACCTGGACGCGCTCAAGCGCGCGGACTTGATCAGCAATAACATCGAACGCGCAAAAGTGTTTCTGTCTGGTGACATCAAAAAAGCTGTGAGCCTGAAAGGGTTGGCGGTCACCAAAGGTGCTCGGGAAGCAATCGAGAAAGCCGGCGGCAAAGTCGAGGAATAA
- the secY gene encoding preprotein translocase subunit SecY has translation MAKPGPLSTGKQSGLGELLARLRFLLLAIIVYRIGTHIPVPGINPEQLAALFNQNQGTVLGLFNMFSGGALERMSILALGIMPYISASIIMQLMSAVSPQLEALKKEGEAGRRQISQYTRYLTVVLALLQATGMTVGLANQGLAFNADLSFYFTAVVSLVTGAVFMMWLGEQITERGIGNGISMLIFAGIVAGLPAAVGQSLEQARQGELNILVLLAILVLAVAVVYFVVFIERGQRRITVNYAKQQRGNRMYQGQQSHLPLKVNMAGVIPAIFASSILLFPASIAQWVGQSQDGMEWLQELALAIGPGQPLNILLFSALIIFFCFFYTALMFNPDEVADNLKRSGAFLPGIRPGKQTASYIDGVLTRLTMFGSLYIAAVCLLPQFLVVFWNVPFYLGGTSLLIVVVVVMDFMSQVQSHMMSHQYDSVMKKANLKNYGSGAR, from the coding sequence ATGGCGAAACCCGGTCCCCTGTCAACTGGTAAGCAATCCGGATTAGGCGAGCTCTTGGCTCGCCTTCGTTTTCTGTTGCTGGCGATTATTGTCTATCGTATCGGCACCCACATTCCGGTGCCCGGGATTAACCCGGAGCAGCTAGCCGCTCTGTTTAATCAGAATCAGGGAACTGTACTCGGGCTGTTCAACATGTTTTCAGGCGGTGCTCTGGAGCGGATGAGCATCCTGGCCTTGGGGATCATGCCCTACATTTCTGCGTCCATCATCATGCAGTTGATGTCCGCAGTCAGCCCTCAACTTGAGGCGCTGAAAAAAGAAGGCGAGGCTGGTCGCAGGCAGATAAGCCAATACACCCGTTACCTGACGGTGGTGCTGGCGCTGCTGCAAGCGACGGGTATGACCGTAGGCCTCGCAAACCAAGGTTTGGCCTTTAACGCCGACCTGAGTTTCTATTTTACCGCTGTGGTTTCGCTGGTTACCGGCGCCGTCTTTATGATGTGGCTTGGCGAGCAAATCACCGAGCGGGGTATCGGCAATGGTATTTCCATGCTGATCTTTGCCGGTATCGTCGCCGGGCTACCGGCTGCTGTTGGGCAGTCCCTCGAGCAAGCTCGCCAGGGTGAACTGAATATACTGGTGCTGTTAGCCATTTTGGTGCTGGCGGTAGCGGTGGTTTACTTTGTTGTTTTCATCGAGCGTGGCCAGCGGCGGATTACAGTGAATTATGCCAAGCAACAGCGCGGCAATCGCATGTATCAAGGGCAGCAAAGTCATCTGCCTTTGAAGGTGAATATGGCCGGGGTCATTCCCGCAATTTTTGCCAGCTCTATTCTGCTGTTCCCCGCATCGATTGCCCAGTGGGTAGGGCAAAGCCAGGACGGTATGGAGTGGCTGCAGGAATTGGCTTTGGCGATTGGCCCTGGGCAACCGTTGAATATTTTGCTGTTCTCAGCACTGATTATTTTCTTCTGCTTCTTCTACACCGCGTTGATGTTTAACCCGGATGAAGTTGCGGATAATTTGAAACGTTCCGGAGCGTTCCTGCCAGGTATTCGTCCCGGTAAGCAAACCGCCAGTTATATTGATGGTGTATTGACGCGTTTGACCATGTTCGGCTCGCTTTACATCGCCGCAGTGTGTTTGCTGCCTCAATTTTTGGTGGTGTTCTGGAATGTGCCGTTTTATCTCGGTGGTACCTCGTTGCTGATTGTGGTGGTTGTGGTTATGGACTTCATGTCCCAGGTCCAGTCCCACATGATGTCTCACCAGTACGACTCGGTGATGAAAAAGGCAAATTTGAAAAACTATGGTAGCGGCGCCCGCTAA
- the rpmC gene encoding 50S ribosomal protein L29: MKAVELRDKSLEELNAELVQLLESQFKLRMQKNSGQLAQTHLLKQTRRDIARVKTVLQEKAGN, translated from the coding sequence ATGAAGGCTGTTGAATTGCGCGATAAATCACTGGAAGAGTTGAATGCTGAACTCGTTCAGCTGCTCGAGAGCCAGTTTAAACTGCGGATGCAGAAAAACAGCGGTCAATTGGCGCAGACGCATCTGTTGAAACAAACCCGTCGTGACATTGCGCGCGTGAAAACCGTGCTCCAGGAAAAGGCAGGTAACTAA
- the rpmJ gene encoding 50S ribosomal protein L36 codes for MKVRASVKAICRNCKIVRRKGVVRVICSAEPRHKQRQG; via the coding sequence ATGAAAGTTCGCGCATCAGTAAAAGCTATTTGCCGCAATTGTAAAATTGTTCGTCGCAAAGGCGTGGTACGGGTTATCTGCAGCGCAGAGCCCCGTCACAAGCAGCGCCAGGGTTAA
- the rplB gene encoding 50S ribosomal protein L2, with the protein MAIVKSKPTSPGRRFVVRVVNPDLHRGAPYKPLLESQSRSGGRNNNGRITTRHVGGGHKQHYRIIDFKRNKDGIEGVVERLEYDPNRTAFIALVKYADGERRYIIAPKGVKAGDVVVSGDTAAIKPGNTLPLRNIPVGSTVHCVEMKPGKGAQLARSAGASVQLVAREGQYATLRLRSGEMRKVLAECRATLGEVSNSEHSLRKLGKAGAARWRGVRPTVRGVVMNPVDHPHGGGEGRTSGGRHPVTPWGVPTKGYKTRKNKRTDKLIVRHRNK; encoded by the coding sequence ATGGCAATTGTTAAAAGTAAACCGACATCGCCTGGCCGCCGTTTTGTAGTACGGGTGGTCAATCCCGATCTGCACCGTGGGGCTCCCTATAAGCCTTTGCTGGAGAGTCAGTCGCGCAGCGGTGGTCGTAACAATAACGGTCGTATTACCACTCGCCACGTTGGCGGTGGTCATAAGCAGCACTACCGGATTATCGACTTCAAACGCAATAAAGATGGCATCGAAGGTGTTGTTGAGCGTCTGGAGTACGATCCCAACCGCACAGCATTCATTGCGTTGGTAAAATACGCAGACGGTGAGCGCCGTTACATTATCGCTCCCAAAGGCGTGAAAGCAGGCGACGTGGTTGTCTCCGGTGATACTGCGGCTATCAAGCCCGGTAACACATTGCCTCTGCGCAATATCCCGGTGGGCAGCACAGTGCACTGTGTAGAGATGAAGCCAGGTAAAGGTGCGCAATTGGCGCGCAGTGCCGGTGCATCAGTGCAGCTGGTAGCTCGTGAAGGTCAATACGCCACACTGCGGTTGCGCAGTGGCGAAATGCGCAAGGTTCTCGCTGAGTGTCGTGCGACACTGGGTGAGGTCTCCAACAGTGAGCATAGCCTGCGCAAGTTAGGCAAAGCCGGTGCGGCGCGTTGGCGCGGTGTTCGTCCTACCGTTCGCGGTGTGGTTATGAACCCTGTCGATCACCCGCACGGTGGTGGTGAAGGTCGTACCTCTGGAGGTCGTCACCCTGTAACTCCTTGGGGTGTGCCGACTAAAGGGTATAAGACCCGTAAAAATAAGCGTACAGATAAGCTGATTGTGCGTCATCGCAACAAGTAA
- the rplX gene encoding 50S ribosomal protein L24, with the protein MRKIKREDEIIVLTGKDKGKRGKVQKVLDNGRVLVAGINMVKKHQRPNPQLGVAGGIVEKEAPLHISNVAIFNPSTNKADRVGIKVADDGSKSRIFKSSGEAVDA; encoded by the coding sequence ATGCGCAAGATTAAACGTGAAGACGAAATTATCGTCTTGACCGGTAAAGACAAAGGTAAACGCGGCAAAGTCCAAAAAGTGTTGGACAATGGCCGAGTCTTGGTTGCCGGCATCAATATGGTTAAGAAACACCAGCGTCCCAACCCGCAGTTGGGTGTGGCTGGTGGAATTGTCGAGAAAGAGGCGCCTCTCCACATTTCTAATGTGGCGATTTTCAACCCGTCCACCAACAAGGCGGATCGCGTTGGAATCAAGGTTGCCGACGACGGCAGCAAGAGCCGGATTTTTAAATCCAGCGGCGAAGCGGTGGACGCGTAG
- the rpsC gene encoding 30S ribosomal protein S3: MGQKVHPTGIRLGIVKEHNSVWYAGSDQYAANLITDLEVREYLQDKLANASVSRIVIERPAQTARITIHTARPGIVIGKKGEDVDKLRKEMTDKMGVPVHINIEEVRKPDLDAKLVAMNVAQQLERRVMFRRAMKRVVQNAMRQGAEGIKVQVSGRVGGAEIARTEWYREGRVPLHTLRADIDYATHEAATTYGIIGVKVWIFKGEVLATKRDAVEAKAKKVSE, encoded by the coding sequence ATGGGTCAGAAAGTACACCCGACCGGCATTCGGCTGGGCATCGTAAAAGAGCACAATTCAGTATGGTACGCCGGCAGTGACCAGTACGCCGCGAACCTGATTACTGATCTGGAAGTCCGCGAGTATCTGCAGGACAAACTTGCTAACGCATCAGTAAGTCGAATTGTCATCGAGCGCCCCGCGCAGACGGCGCGCATTACAATTCACACTGCGCGCCCCGGTATTGTCATCGGTAAAAAAGGCGAAGACGTCGATAAGCTTCGCAAAGAGATGACCGACAAAATGGGTGTGCCGGTTCATATCAATATTGAAGAGGTTCGCAAGCCGGACCTGGATGCCAAGCTGGTAGCCATGAACGTGGCCCAGCAGCTCGAACGCCGTGTCATGTTCCGGCGCGCTATGAAGCGTGTTGTACAAAACGCGATGCGCCAGGGCGCTGAAGGCATCAAAGTTCAGGTGAGCGGCCGTGTTGGCGGTGCCGAGATCGCCCGGACAGAGTGGTATCGGGAAGGTCGTGTGCCGCTGCATACACTGCGTGCAGATATTGATTACGCGACCCACGAAGCGGCGACTACGTACGGCATCATCGGTGTCAAAGTGTGGATCTTCAAAGGTGAAGTCCTCGCTACAAAACGCGATGCCGTAGAAGCCAAGGCCAAGAAAGTTTCAGAGTAA